A single window of Streptomyces aquilus DNA harbors:
- a CDS encoding pyridoxamine 5'-phosphate oxidase family protein, producing the protein MATTYTQDPGAPDPLYLSFWRERHLCTLTTLRPDGSPHVVPVGVTYDPEARLARVITNKSSAKVGHVRAAGPSGALVAVCQVAGRRWATLEGRAYVRTDPERVAEAERRYAERYERTPSPNPSRVVIEIELTRALGRG; encoded by the coding sequence ATGGCGACGACGTACACCCAGGACCCCGGCGCACCGGACCCGCTCTACCTCAGCTTCTGGCGGGAACGGCACCTGTGCACCCTGACGACCCTGCGCCCGGACGGCAGTCCGCACGTGGTGCCGGTCGGAGTGACATACGACCCGGAGGCGCGGCTCGCTCGGGTGATCACGAACAAGTCGAGCGCGAAGGTGGGGCACGTGCGGGCGGCGGGCCCTTCCGGGGCGCTGGTCGCGGTGTGCCAGGTGGCCGGGAGACGGTGGGCGACGCTGGAGGGGCGGGCGTACGTCCGGACCGATCCGGAGCGGGTGGCGGAGGCCGAGCGGCGGTACGCGGAGCGCTATGAGCGCACGCCGTCGCCGAACCCGTCCCGGGTGGTGATCGAGATCGAACTGACGCGGGCGCTGGGGCGCGGCTGA